One window from the genome of Natronomonas pharaonis DSM 2160 encodes:
- the bioB gene encoding biotin synthase BioB, which translates to MVYETGNETVDDAVQRALDGERLDRTDGLALLAQPVDELAAGADLLRRHFSDGTVDACSIVNAKAGNCAEDCGFCAQSAHFDTGIDTYGFLDPEDILDAAKRAEADGAQRFGIVVAEKGVSKEKRPDEWDDVIRAIRLVRDETDVEVDASLGVLTEEEAEILAAEGLNHYNHNIETSRRYFSEIVNTHSFDDRLKTLHRAKAAGMDLCAGVILGMGETPADRVDAAIELQEVGVSSLPVNILNPVEGTPIGDREAATISRTELIKTIAVYRFLHPEARVRLTGGREVNLDPDEQHLPFEAGADGLLTGDYLTTDGQTPADDIEIIERAGLEPNREANTFDPESVKARHRSPAAETASNANRTNATTETDD; encoded by the coding sequence GTGGTTTACGAGACCGGAAACGAGACGGTAGATGACGCGGTCCAGCGGGCGCTCGACGGCGAGCGACTCGACCGGACCGATGGGCTCGCGCTGCTCGCCCAGCCCGTCGACGAACTGGCTGCGGGGGCCGACCTGCTCCGCCGGCACTTTTCGGACGGGACGGTCGACGCCTGCAGCATCGTCAACGCGAAGGCGGGCAACTGCGCCGAGGACTGCGGGTTCTGCGCGCAGTCCGCCCATTTCGACACCGGCATCGACACCTATGGGTTCCTCGACCCCGAGGACATCCTCGATGCCGCGAAGCGAGCGGAAGCCGACGGTGCCCAGCGGTTCGGCATCGTTGTCGCCGAAAAGGGCGTCTCCAAGGAAAAACGGCCCGACGAGTGGGACGATGTCATCCGCGCCATCCGGTTGGTACGCGACGAGACGGACGTCGAGGTCGACGCCTCCCTCGGTGTCTTGACCGAGGAGGAAGCCGAGATACTCGCCGCGGAGGGACTCAACCACTACAATCACAATATCGAGACCTCCCGACGATATTTCTCGGAGATTGTCAACACCCACAGCTTCGACGACCGGCTAAAGACCCTCCACCGAGCGAAGGCCGCGGGGATGGACCTCTGTGCCGGCGTCATCCTCGGTATGGGCGAGACGCCGGCCGACCGCGTCGACGCCGCCATCGAACTGCAGGAGGTCGGCGTCTCGTCGCTGCCGGTCAACATCCTCAACCCGGTCGAGGGAACGCCCATCGGCGACCGCGAGGCGGCGACGATTTCGCGGACGGAGCTTATCAAGACCATCGCCGTCTACCGGTTCCTCCATCCGGAGGCCCGCGTGCGGCTGACAGGCGGCCGTGAGGTCAACCTTGACCCGGACGAACAGCATCTACCCTTCGAGGCCGGTGCCGACGGTCTCCTCACCGGCGACTACCTCACGACGGACGGCCAGACGCCCGCCGACGACATCGAGATTATCGAGCGGGCGGGGCTGGAACCCAACCGCGAGGCCAACACGTTCGACCCCGAGTCGGTCAAGGCTCGACACCGGTCCCCGGCAGCCGAGACGGCATCGAACGCGAACCGAACGAACGCAACAACGGAAACTGACGACTAA
- a CDS encoding MaoC family dehydratase: MTGRYYEDFEVGETIEHDKRRTISEADNQQFCDMTMNQQPLHLDADFADDTEFGERLVNGLYTMSLAVGLSIPETTDGTIVANLSYDNVEHPNPVFHGDTIRVQSTVTDKRETSDGERGIVTMHVEVFKVNGKEEELVCSFDRTALSLKRPE; this comes from the coding sequence ATGACAGGACGATACTACGAGGACTTCGAGGTCGGAGAAACCATCGAACACGACAAGCGCAGGACCATCTCCGAGGCCGACAACCAGCAGTTCTGCGACATGACGATGAACCAGCAGCCGCTGCACCTTGATGCCGACTTCGCCGATGACACGGAGTTCGGCGAGCGGCTGGTCAACGGGCTCTATACGATGAGCCTCGCCGTCGGGCTCTCGATTCCGGAGACGACAGACGGCACCATCGTCGCCAACCTCTCGTACGATAACGTCGAACACCCCAATCCGGTCTTCCACGGCGACACCATCCGCGTCCAGTCGACTGTGACTGACAAGCGGGAGACGAGTGACGGCGAACGCGGCATCGTCACGATGCACGTCGAGGTGTTCAAAGTAAACGGCAAAGAAGAGGAACTCGTCTGCTCGTTCGACCGGACGGCCCTATCGTTGAAGCGCCCCGAGTAA
- a CDS encoding acyl-CoA synthetase: MPESHNLPDYDQLCESFTWDDIADEADGDYPDSFNIAHEACDRHADNAEKVALYQVSEDGELTTLPFWELSDRSSQFANTLEALGVDEGDRVFSYMPRIPEHYIALVGTLKRGAVWGSVNERYGPDGISYRLNDCDAQVVVTTDDNRETVADALEEVDSVEHVITVDRGSGVPDDDVAFNDRLDEASREYEAADTESEDDALLYYTSGTTGPAKGVLHKHRWVLGVAATQRYSVDLQPGDLYWSTGDLGWLTGAINTLGAWFWGASLFTYEGEFDPEEWAELLDEYPISVLFSVPTAYRMLRENEDVFEDTSLDLRHALSIGEPLSAGVVEWGEENLGVTIHDTYGQTETGNMIINNYPSEEVRPGSMGKPLPGIEADIVDPDTGEVLPPDETGEIAQRGDYPCFFAEYWQKPEKTADCFVDGPDGEWYLSGDLAHKDEDGYFWFEGRADDVILSSGYRIGPFEVESSMGEHPAVAEVAVVGKPHKERGNIVKAYAVPSDGADPTEETKEDIKTHVKEEMSAHEYPREIEFRDELPTTVTGKIRRTELRDEAQEEADIDA, encoded by the coding sequence ATGCCCGAGAGTCACAACCTGCCTGACTACGACCAGCTGTGCGAATCGTTCACGTGGGACGACATCGCCGATGAGGCCGACGGCGACTACCCCGATTCGTTCAATATCGCTCACGAAGCCTGCGACCGACACGCGGACAACGCCGAGAAGGTCGCTCTCTACCAGGTCTCCGAGGACGGCGAGCTGACGACGCTGCCGTTCTGGGAGCTTTCCGACCGGTCGAGCCAGTTTGCGAACACGCTCGAGGCCCTTGGTGTCGACGAGGGCGACCGGGTCTTTTCGTATATGCCCCGCATCCCCGAACATTACATTGCCCTCGTGGGGACGCTCAAGCGCGGCGCTGTCTGGGGGAGCGTCAACGAGCGGTACGGCCCGGACGGCATCTCCTACCGACTGAACGACTGTGACGCGCAAGTCGTCGTCACGACCGACGATAACCGTGAGACAGTCGCGGATGCCCTCGAAGAGGTCGATTCTGTCGAACACGTCATCACTGTCGACCGCGGCTCCGGCGTGCCGGACGACGATGTCGCGTTCAACGACCGCCTCGACGAAGCGAGCCGCGAATACGAGGCCGCCGACACGGAAAGCGAAGACGACGCGCTGCTGTACTACACCTCCGGAACGACCGGCCCCGCGAAGGGCGTTCTCCACAAGCACCGGTGGGTGCTGGGCGTTGCTGCGACCCAGCGGTATTCGGTCGACCTCCAGCCCGGCGACCTCTACTGGTCGACCGGCGACCTTGGCTGGCTGACCGGCGCTATCAACACGCTCGGCGCGTGGTTCTGGGGTGCGAGCCTCTTTACCTACGAGGGCGAGTTCGACCCCGAAGAGTGGGCGGAACTCCTCGACGAGTACCCGATTTCGGTGCTGTTCTCGGTGCCGACGGCATACCGGATGCTCCGGGAGAACGAGGACGTCTTCGAGGATACGTCGCTCGACCTCCGGCATGCGCTGTCTATCGGTGAACCGCTCTCGGCCGGCGTCGTCGAGTGGGGCGAAGAGAACCTCGGCGTCACCATTCACGACACCTACGGCCAAACCGAGACCGGCAACATGATTATCAACAACTACCCCTCCGAGGAGGTCCGTCCCGGCTCGATGGGCAAGCCGCTGCCGGGCATCGAGGCCGACATCGTCGACCCCGATACCGGCGAGGTACTCCCGCCGGACGAGACCGGCGAAATCGCCCAGCGCGGCGACTATCCGTGCTTCTTCGCCGAATACTGGCAGAAGCCGGAGAAGACGGCAGACTGCTTCGTTGACGGGCCCGACGGTGAGTGGTATCTCTCCGGCGACCTCGCACACAAAGACGAGGACGGTTACTTCTGGTTCGAGGGCCGGGCCGACGACGTCATTCTCTCGTCGGGCTACCGCATCGGTCCCTTCGAGGTCGAAAGCTCGATGGGCGAACACCCGGCGGTCGCGGAGGTCGCCGTCGTCGGCAAGCCCCACAAGGAGCGGGGCAACATCGTGAAGGCCTACGCGGTCCCCAGCGACGGTGCGGACCCAACCGAGGAAACGAAAGAGGACATCAAAACCCACGTCAAAGAGGAGATGTCCGCCCACGAGTATCCGCGTGAAATAGAGTTCCGCGACGAGCTGCCGACCACCGTCACCGGCAAGATTCGGCGCACCGAGCTCCGCGACGAGGCACAGGAAGAAGCCGACATCGACGCCTAA
- a CDS encoding acyl-CoA carboxylase subunit beta yields the protein MKVTVAADTTAEQARAIAEALATRFEDDVTVRSQDGERLAAADYDGGAGAAGAGSTRSEPDRDLGPTEREETLWKEIEDIELGGPEKYKEQLPEQGKKFVRDRIDLWFGDGFLFEDGKFAEFDADDRLPADGLITGAAEFEGRDVHFMANDYTVKRGSMAAKGVEKFLRMQQRALKTGQPVLYLMDSSGGRIDQQTGFFANREGIGKYYYNHSMLSGRVPQICVLYGPCIAGAAYTPVFADFTVMVRDMSAMAIASPRMVEMVTGEDISLEDLGGPDVHAQYSGSADLVADDEEHARELVAQLVSYLPDNSDNQPPKTDGTAPEHPAEEIDGIIPQEPNRGYDMTDLIRRVVDADSWFELQPEYGKEILTGFARIDGRPVGIVANQPDQRAGAIFPDAAEKAAEFIWKCDAYNIPLLYLADTPGFMAGSQVEKDAILEKGKKMIYATSSATVPKQCVVVRKAYGAGIYAMSGPAYDPESTIALPSGEIAIMGPEAAINAVYARKLAEIDDEAERKQKEQELREEYREDIDVHRMASEVVIDEIVPPSTLREELTNRFAFYEGIEKDLPDKKHGTII from the coding sequence ATGAAAGTAACAGTCGCAGCCGATACGACGGCAGAACAGGCCCGCGCCATCGCGGAGGCGCTTGCAACCCGGTTCGAAGACGACGTGACCGTCCGCTCACAGGACGGCGAGCGGCTTGCAGCCGCCGATTACGACGGCGGTGCCGGAGCCGCCGGCGCTGGCAGCACCCGGAGCGAGCCGGACCGTGACCTCGGCCCGACCGAGCGTGAAGAAACGCTCTGGAAGGAAATCGAGGACATCGAACTCGGCGGCCCGGAAAAATACAAAGAGCAGCTCCCCGAACAGGGCAAGAAGTTCGTCCGTGACCGTATCGACCTCTGGTTCGGCGACGGCTTCCTCTTCGAGGACGGCAAGTTCGCGGAGTTCGACGCCGACGACCGGCTACCGGCCGACGGTCTCATCACCGGTGCGGCGGAGTTTGAGGGCCGTGACGTCCACTTCATGGCCAACGACTACACGGTCAAACGCGGCAGCATGGCTGCCAAGGGCGTCGAGAAGTTCCTCCGGATGCAGCAGCGCGCGCTGAAGACGGGCCAGCCGGTACTCTACCTGATGGACTCCTCGGGCGGCCGCATCGACCAGCAGACCGGCTTCTTCGCCAACCGCGAGGGCATCGGGAAATACTACTACAACCACTCGATGCTCTCCGGCCGGGTGCCGCAAATCTGTGTCCTCTACGGTCCCTGCATCGCCGGTGCGGCCTACACGCCGGTGTTTGCCGACTTCACGGTGATGGTCCGGGATATGAGTGCGATGGCAATCGCCAGCCCCCGAATGGTCGAGATGGTCACCGGCGAAGACATCAGCCTCGAAGACCTCGGCGGTCCCGACGTTCACGCCCAGTATTCGGGGAGCGCCGACCTCGTCGCCGACGACGAAGAACACGCCCGCGAGCTGGTTGCCCAGCTTGTCAGCTACCTCCCGGACAACAGCGACAACCAGCCGCCGAAAACCGATGGCACCGCCCCGGAACACCCTGCCGAGGAAATCGATGGCATCATTCCGCAGGAGCCGAACCGCGGCTACGACATGACCGACCTGATACGCCGGGTCGTCGACGCCGACTCGTGGTTCGAACTCCAGCCCGAGTACGGCAAGGAGATTCTGACCGGCTTCGCCCGCATCGACGGCCGGCCGGTCGGCATCGTCGCCAACCAGCCCGACCAGCGAGCCGGGGCCATCTTCCCCGACGCCGCCGAGAAGGCCGCGGAGTTCATCTGGAAGTGCGACGCCTACAACATCCCGCTGCTGTACTTGGCTGACACGCCCGGCTTCATGGCCGGCTCACAGGTCGAGAAGGACGCCATCCTCGAGAAGGGCAAGAAGATGATTTACGCCACCTCGTCGGCGACCGTGCCGAAGCAGTGTGTCGTCGTCCGGAAGGCCTACGGAGCCGGCATCTACGCGATGTCCGGCCCGGCATACGACCCCGAGTCGACCATCGCGCTTCCGTCCGGCGAAATCGCCATTATGGGTCCGGAGGCGGCCATCAACGCTGTCTACGCCCGCAAGCTGGCGGAAATCGACGACGAAGCGGAACGAAAGCAGAAGGAACAGGAACTCCGCGAGGAGTACCGCGAGGACATCGATGTCCACCGGATGGCAAGCGAAGTCGTTATCGACGAAATCGTGCCGCCCTCGACGCTACGTGAGGAACTCACGAACCGCTTTGCCTTCTATGAGGGCATCGAGAAAGACCTCCCGGACAAGAAACACGGCACCATCATCTGA
- a CDS encoding AMP-binding protein has translation MPAETPTQDEVVHRPDEEFVESTNVYQFMQEYGIDDYDELIERTTGDVEWFWDELPSYLDIEFYEDYDTVRDNSDGPQFTDWYPGGELNVAHNTVDRHADGERRNTVACIWEGEDGDVRNLTYHELQRQANQVANYLESRDVGVGDTVGLYMPMVPEVISILYGCFKAGAIAVPIFSGFGVDATATRIADAECSVLFTGDGFLRRGSEVTLKDAADEAIAEAGHVEHTVVFERLGADVPWDDNRDEWWADAVGTQSDDYETKALGSSQESMLLYSSGTTGKPKGIVHTHAGTQMQAPKEVYFGFDLQPDDRFFWVSDIGWMMGPWTLIGTHTFGGTMVMYEGAPDHPEPDRFWEMIDRHGVTQFGISPTAIRALRKRGDEWVEGHDLSSLRLLGSTGEPWDPESWAWFYEEVGGGDTPIINISGGTEIFGCFLMPMPTQPLKPCTLGGPGLGMNIDIVDETGASIKADNERGYLVARDSCPAMTKSLWSGDDRYLHEYWSSFQDPPMWDHGDWAQKDEDGFWFLHGRADDALNVAGRKVGPAEVEGAAMEHEAVNQAAAVGVPDDTTGTAVVLYVVVEEGVEETDTLREEIRELVGEEQGKPFRPREVLFVDAFPKTQSGKIVRRAVEAAYTGEDLGDLSSVENPGVLDDIEDAR, from the coding sequence ATGCCCGCAGAGACACCCACACAGGACGAAGTAGTCCATAGACCGGACGAGGAGTTCGTCGAATCGACAAACGTCTACCAGTTCATGCAGGAGTACGGTATCGACGACTACGACGAACTCATCGAGCGAACGACGGGGGATGTCGAGTGGTTCTGGGACGAGCTTCCGTCGTATCTCGACATCGAGTTCTACGAGGACTACGACACCGTCCGAGACAACAGCGACGGCCCACAGTTCACCGACTGGTATCCCGGCGGCGAGTTGAACGTCGCCCACAACACCGTTGACAGACACGCCGACGGTGAGCGCCGCAATACGGTCGCCTGCATCTGGGAGGGAGAAGACGGCGACGTACGGAACCTCACCTACCACGAACTCCAGCGGCAGGCCAATCAGGTCGCCAACTACCTCGAATCGAGAGATGTCGGCGTCGGCGACACCGTCGGCCTCTACATGCCGATGGTGCCGGAGGTCATCAGCATCCTCTATGGCTGCTTCAAGGCGGGCGCTATCGCGGTTCCGATTTTCTCCGGATTCGGTGTCGATGCGACGGCAACCCGCATTGCGGACGCCGAGTGTTCGGTGCTTTTTACCGGCGACGGCTTCCTGCGCCGCGGCAGCGAGGTTACGCTCAAGGACGCTGCCGACGAGGCCATCGCCGAAGCTGGTCACGTCGAGCACACCGTCGTCTTCGAGCGGCTGGGAGCCGACGTGCCGTGGGACGACAACCGCGACGAGTGGTGGGCCGACGCGGTCGGTACCCAGTCCGACGACTACGAGACGAAGGCACTCGGCAGCAGCCAAGAGTCGATGCTGCTGTACTCTTCTGGGACGACCGGCAAGCCGAAGGGCATCGTGCACACGCACGCGGGAACGCAAATGCAGGCCCCCAAGGAGGTCTACTTCGGCTTCGATTTACAGCCCGACGACCGGTTCTTCTGGGTCTCCGACATCGGCTGGATGATGGGTCCGTGGACGCTCATCGGCACCCACACGTTCGGCGGAACGATGGTGATGTACGAAGGTGCACCCGACCACCCAGAGCCGGACCGCTTCTGGGAGATGATAGACCGCCACGGAGTCACCCAGTTTGGTATCTCGCCGACGGCCATCCGCGCGCTCCGCAAGCGGGGCGACGAGTGGGTCGAGGGCCACGACCTCTCAAGCCTTCGGCTGCTCGGCTCGACCGGCGAGCCGTGGGACCCCGAATCGTGGGCGTGGTTCTACGAGGAGGTCGGCGGCGGCGACACGCCGATAATCAATATCTCCGGCGGCACCGAGATATTCGGCTGCTTCCTGATGCCGATGCCGACCCAGCCGCTAAAGCCCTGCACGCTCGGCGGCCCCGGACTCGGCATGAACATCGACATCGTCGACGAGACGGGCGCGTCAATCAAAGCGGACAACGAACGTGGCTACCTCGTCGCCCGGGACTCTTGTCCGGCGATGACGAAGTCGCTGTGGAGCGGCGATGACCGCTATCTCCACGAATACTGGTCGAGCTTCCAGGACCCGCCGATGTGGGACCACGGCGACTGGGCACAGAAAGACGAGGACGGCTTCTGGTTCCTCCACGGCCGGGCCGACGACGCGCTGAACGTCGCCGGTCGAAAGGTCGGGCCCGCGGAGGTCGAAGGCGCAGCGATGGAACACGAGGCGGTCAATCAGGCCGCGGCGGTCGGCGTCCCCGACGACACGACCGGCACCGCCGTCGTCCTCTACGTTGTCGTCGAGGAGGGCGTCGAGGAAACCGACACCCTCCGGGAGGAGATTCGCGAACTCGTCGGCGAAGAGCAGGGGAAGCCGTTCCGGCCGCGCGAGGTGCTCTTTGTCGATGCGTTCCCGAAAACACAGTCCGGGAAAATCGTTCGCCGAGCGGTCGAAGCCGCCTACACGGGCGAAGACCTCGGCGACCTCTCATCGGTCGAGAACCCGGGCGTCCTCGACGACATCGAAGACGCGCGGTAG
- a CDS encoding thioesterase, FlK family — protein MTTHNAPSALVGATGTTTFTVAAAHTTVVFGHQQSPPGVPAATDSSPDEAIRLLGTAHLLARVEFTGRESIAGEIPPGTGVVGKTATVAHRGAAPVGTEVVVETEVVGVDGADIRIDGDANADGRTVGRAEVTLQLVDRERFRDGLEAAPDG, from the coding sequence ATGACGACCCACAACGCCCCCAGCGCGCTCGTCGGAGCGACCGGCACAACGACGTTTACCGTCGCGGCGGCACACACGACGGTGGTCTTCGGTCACCAGCAGTCCCCGCCGGGCGTGCCAGCAGCCACCGACAGCAGCCCGGACGAGGCTATCAGGCTGCTCGGAACGGCGCATCTGCTTGCCCGCGTGGAGTTCACCGGTCGGGAATCGATAGCCGGCGAGATTCCGCCGGGAACCGGTGTCGTCGGGAAGACAGCGACGGTTGCTCACCGCGGTGCTGCACCGGTCGGGACGGAGGTGGTGGTCGAAACGGAGGTCGTAGGCGTCGACGGTGCCGACATCCGAATCGACGGCGACGCCAACGCCGACGGCCGGACAGTCGGCCGCGCCGAGGTGACGCTACAGTTGGTCGACAGAGAACGGTTCCGGGACGGCCTCGAAGCCGCGCCCGACGGGTAG
- a CDS encoding HpcH/HpaI aldolase/citrate lyase family protein, translating into MARRSVLFAPGDSPEIMRKAAASSADVVVFDLEDAVAPGDKAEARRAVADVLADLGDGNDIEHCVRVNPVGSGAARDVAAAFAHAAPDSVMLPKAEGSDDVLRLRELLRGVDAAQPVLALVESAAGVLNADEIAAAAATDALLFGAEDLTADIGATRTDAGTEVLYARQRAVTAASAAGVDAIDTVYTDFGDTEGLRAATETAAQFGYDGKMAIHPDQVAVINEAFTPDGSDIEWAERVVTADKETDAGVFEVDGEMIDAPLVTRAERILQRAEEAGVR; encoded by the coding sequence ATGGCTCGCCGAAGCGTGCTGTTCGCACCGGGGGATAGCCCTGAAATCATGCGGAAGGCAGCGGCAAGTAGCGCTGACGTAGTGGTCTTCGACCTCGAAGACGCTGTCGCGCCCGGTGACAAAGCCGAGGCTCGCCGCGCGGTCGCCGACGTACTCGCCGACCTTGGAGACGGGAACGACATCGAACACTGCGTTCGTGTTAACCCGGTCGGCAGCGGGGCGGCGCGGGACGTTGCGGCCGCGTTCGCACACGCCGCACCCGACAGCGTGATGCTACCGAAAGCCGAGGGCAGCGACGACGTACTCCGGCTCCGTGAGCTCCTGCGCGGCGTGGATGCAGCACAGCCGGTATTGGCGCTCGTGGAGTCCGCCGCCGGCGTCCTCAACGCCGACGAAATCGCCGCGGCGGCCGCAACCGACGCGCTCCTCTTTGGGGCTGAGGACCTCACCGCCGACATCGGCGCGACCCGCACCGACGCGGGGACGGAGGTCCTGTACGCTCGACAGCGCGCTGTCACCGCCGCCAGCGCCGCCGGCGTTGACGCTATCGACACTGTCTACACGGACTTCGGCGACACAGAGGGGCTCCGGGCGGCGACGGAGACAGCCGCCCAGTTCGGCTACGACGGTAAGATGGCTATCCACCCTGACCAAGTAGCGGTCATCAACGAGGCGTTCACACCCGACGGGTCGGACATCGAGTGGGCCGAACGCGTCGTGACGGCCGACAAAGAAACCGACGCTGGCGTCTTTGAGGTCGATGGCGAAATGATAGACGCCCCGCTCGTGACCCGGGCGGAGCGAATTCTCCAACGGGCGGAGGAGGCCGGGGTACGATGA
- a CDS encoding ABC transporter substrate-binding protein: MSDNTTHASRRRFLKGAAAAGGIGAFAGCALLDDAGGEEQVEGIPDEPFRIVHFTFESGPPAFYGEPMINVVDMMVDRINDRGGLLGEREIEVVDRIDEDVGVESMRGSVRQIAQNDEADMLMGLVSSAHSLSIAPAAEENQIPFIVTAPGTYQLFEENPDLDYVVRPAGSNAAGAVGGARLVEQMDDVETVVTIDPDYAWGHDHRDMFTAAIERIRPDIEVLETRTPEPFISDYSAHVNAIQDLEPDLLASSLWGGDISTFTSQAVDGGLFDDIGTALLYGDTGAPLLDSLGDDMPENVIMGGRGGYQPNYRYEISSDHRAFVDDYFDRYDEMPGWGAYHEWASFKALEAGVQQAVEVTGNWPTGSQLMNSIRGLSFEMSHGSHVMAQAGGRQASAPAVFGQPTPDHDHPVDHHLLTDYEFIPAHECNPPDGVMTFDWVEQIDPVQ; this comes from the coding sequence ATGTCTGACAACACCACGCATGCATCTCGGCGTCGCTTCCTGAAGGGGGCTGCGGCGGCAGGCGGCATCGGTGCGTTTGCCGGCTGTGCGCTGCTTGACGACGCCGGCGGGGAAGAGCAGGTTGAGGGGATTCCGGACGAGCCGTTCCGCATCGTCCATTTCACGTTCGAGTCAGGGCCACCGGCATTCTACGGTGAGCCGATGATAAACGTCGTCGACATGATGGTCGACCGGATTAACGACCGTGGGGGGCTGTTGGGCGAACGCGAAATCGAGGTTGTCGACCGAATCGACGAGGACGTCGGCGTCGAGTCGATGCGCGGTAGCGTCCGGCAAATCGCCCAAAACGACGAAGCGGATATGCTGATGGGGCTGGTTTCGAGTGCCCACTCGCTTTCCATTGCGCCGGCCGCCGAGGAAAACCAGATACCGTTCATCGTGACCGCGCCCGGCACGTACCAGCTCTTCGAAGAGAACCCGGACCTCGACTACGTCGTCCGGCCCGCGGGGTCGAACGCGGCGGGTGCCGTCGGCGGAGCGCGGCTCGTCGAGCAGATGGACGATGTCGAAACCGTCGTTACCATCGACCCGGATTACGCGTGGGGCCACGACCACCGCGATATGTTCACCGCGGCGATAGAGCGCATCCGGCCCGACATCGAAGTACTGGAGACCCGGACGCCGGAGCCGTTCATCTCCGACTACAGCGCCCACGTAAACGCCATACAGGACCTCGAGCCGGACCTCCTCGCGTCGAGCCTGTGGGGTGGTGACATCTCGACGTTCACAAGCCAGGCCGTCGACGGTGGCCTCTTCGACGACATCGGGACGGCGCTGCTGTACGGGGACACCGGTGCGCCGTTGCTCGATTCCCTCGGCGACGACATGCCGGAAAACGTCATCATGGGCGGCCGCGGCGGCTACCAGCCCAACTACCGCTACGAGATATCGTCCGACCACCGAGCGTTCGTGGACGACTACTTCGACCGTTACGATGAGATGCCCGGCTGGGGTGCCTACCACGAGTGGGCTTCGTTCAAAGCACTGGAGGCGGGCGTCCAGCAGGCAGTTGAGGTCACTGGCAACTGGCCGACGGGCAGCCAACTGATGAACTCCATCCGGGGGCTGTCCTTCGAGATGAGCCACGGTAGTCACGTGATGGCGCAGGCCGGCGGCCGGCAGGCGTCCGCACCCGCCGTCTTCGGCCAGCCAACGCCGGACCACGACCACCCGGTCGACCACCACCTCCTCACCGACTACGAGTTCATCCCCGCACACGAGTGCAACCCGCCGGACGGCGTGATGACATTCGACTGGGTCGAGCAGATAGACCCCGTCCAGTAG